The following nucleotide sequence is from Tenrec ecaudatus isolate mTenEca1 chromosome X, mTenEca1.hap1, whole genome shotgun sequence.
CCTCACCACCGCCCAGCCTTCCCTGGCCCCGCCGCCCACCCGAGCACACCATGAACACGGAGCTGTACCAGACCCCCATGGAGGTGGCGGTCTACCAGCTGCGCAATTTCTCCATCTCCTTCTTCTCCTCACTCCTTGGGGGAGATGTGGTTTCCGTTAAGCTGGATAACAGGTAAAATCACTGGCCCAGGCTCAGCTCCAAGCCGAGCTGGCTGCCcggcagaggcttggcctccaggCAGAGCTGGGAACCCGCGTGGTGTCGCGGGACCCCGCGCTCCCTGCGGTGCAGCatcctgggaaggggcgggggggggggggaggaaggaacGCAGGGGGCGCGGgacgggcgggggtgggggtgttaccCGCCACGCGCTGGGATCCGCCAGCGAGCATTCCTGAGGTCGCTGCGCCAGAAGGAGTTGCTGCAGCCGCACGCAGGGACAGGCAGCCttagcagaggggtagtgggggccAGGCACAACAGTGGGGGACAGGGCTGGCCACACGTGTCTGGTGCCACCAGGGAGGCCAGGCCGGAAGCTTGGGAGCTTCATAGGAATTCCTAGCTAGCTTCCAAGCCAGGTAGGTTTCCCAGAATGAGTGGACAACAGGGACTTGGTCCACTTGTCTCCCATTGTTTGCTCATCACCCCTCCCATTGTTTGCTCATCACCCTGGCCAGGCTAGCAGGCCTTGCTGGCTGGGTGCTCTCCAGTCTGTGCTCTGCGTCTTGGCGAGCcagcctgggtgggtgctgcttcTGCAGGGGCCAGGAAGGGTCGTGTGCACAAATTGCCCAGCACCCTGGGCCAGGGAGGCTGAAGCCAGGTAGAACCAGGACAGATGGAAGCCATTGACCACAGCTACCAGCAACTCCGAGGGGAGCCGAGTGGGTAACCTGGCCACTTTGCTTTTTGTCTTACAGTGCTTCCGGGGCCAGCGTGGTGGCCATAGACAACAAGATTGAGCAAGCCATGGTGAGTGACTTCGCTGCATGTCCATTCCACCCAAGGGGGCAAGGGGGGGGGTTGGCTAGCTGCTGCTTATGTAACTTGGGACAAGTTCCAGAGCTGGGGACATAAgacggtggggagggggggggggaagctggcAGGCACAAGAACTTGAGGAAGTCCAAAACCTGCTTCCCATCCCATCTGCCTAGAGGGGCCCCTTTGAGGGCATTTTCAGTGGGCCTTGGCtggactcctctttctccccttttaCTCTCTTCCCCTCTGGTTCTGCTGAAGCCTCTGGCTCCCTCCTGGGTCCACAGAGGCCAGAGCTCAGAACCCACAGTTGTCTGCACAACCCGCAGTTGGCAGGGGACAGAGCTCATTGGATGCGACGCACTGCAGTGTCTCTGCAGAACAGTAGGGCTGGGGTGAGGAGTTGGGaggaaacaggaagcagaaagcagaGCACCCCATCTGGtctacccccaccaccaccaggtgGAGGGCCACTCCGCCCCACAGCCAGCCCGACTGACTACAGGGTGCAGGGATTTGGGGCTTCTAgtggtttaaaacaaaaacaaactcactgccctgaagCAATCTCAACTCAGTCACCCtaaacaggacagagcagaactgcctctttgggtttccaaggctgtgaatcgttaagggagcagataacctcatcattctccctcagagtcgCTGAttagttttgaagtgctgaccttgtaattagcagccaaaggcataacccactacatcaccagggccccttaaatAAATCACAAACTATCTCAAGATAATCGAGTCAAGGACAATGCATAGTGACCCCCTAGgactggatagaactgccccggggagtttccgagactgtaactctttgctgaTGTAAAAAGTCCCGGAAATGGCtaatggattcgaactgctgaccttgcagtcagcagctcaaagcctAACCCACCACaggaccagggctccttcaaaactcaaactcattgccatcaagtcaagtcttaACTCAGGgtacccctataggacagggtagaacttcccctatgaGCTTCTGAGATgggagctctttatgggagtactaAGCCTTATCCTTAGCAGCCACTTAATGGTGTCCTGGAGCCTTTGAACACAAGCAGAGAGGATGCAGCCACTCCTGGGGTCTGCCCCAGGTCCAGTGGTCAACATCCCAGTCTGGCCTTGCTGCAGGACAGCTGCAGACTCAGAATTCTGGgtcaggaggaggagaggaaaccCTCAAAACCCACTTGGTTCTCTGGGTGCATATTTGCAAAAGTAGGCCAACTTCAGTGCCTGATGTTTACATGGGGCCATAAGCAAACCCCTCTGTAGCAGTCTCACTCCAAAGTCACCGGAAACAGCCAGCTTTGAAAGTTGTCGGGGCTGGAAATGGGAGCGGTAAGGGGGTGGTGCGGACTTACCTTGTTTCAAGCTGTCCCACCTCAGACAGGTCCCTCTGAGAAAGGTTCTGGGGGGACCATTGACCATTGAGCTGGTTGGCAAGCAGCATTGGTCACTTTGAGGGGCCAAGCCGATGCCCAGATGGCCCAAGGGACGTGGGTGGCTAACGAATGGCTTGCTTGTTGTTCTGGCCTCTGCGGCAGGATCTGGTGAAGAACCATCTGATGTATGCTGTGAGGGAGGAGGTGGAGATCCTGAAGGAGCAGATCCGTGAGCTGGTGGAGAAGAACTCCCAGCTGGAGCGCGAAAACACCCTCTTGAAGACCCTGGCAAGCCCCGAGCAGCTGGAGAAGTTTCAGTCTCACCTGAGTCCTGAAGAGCCGGCCCCCGAGTCCCCGGAAGGACCGGAGGCTCCCGGTGATTCTTCGGTGTAAGTGGCTCTGTCCTTGCGGTGGGCAGAGCCACTACACTTGTTCTACCTAGTTCTTCCCCGTTTGTTTTTGGCTCCCCAAGCGTCATCTCACGTGGAGAACTTTACACCTAGCACAGCCGGTGCCAAGAGATGTCCCAAGGACATGGCCATCTGGGTCCACTCCAGTGGCAGACCCCTGACAAAGAGCAGGTCTCTGGAGGCTGAGTTGCATGGGGCTTAGTCACCCCAAGTCAGTGAGCCTGTAATGCTACTGCGTCTTCTGGGCTCCCGGGGCCTGGAAAACTTAGCTGTAACTGGCAAAGGAGGAGGAAAATTTGATGAAAAGGTAGTTTGAGCTGAGATGCCAGTTTGCTCCAGAAAGTTTCAGGGGtctgttttttctgttttgtttggttttttttttttttcatttccatggACATCTTCAACAGCTTCACTTGACGACTGTTCCTCTGAAGAAGCCACTGTATTTTCAGCAGAAGCaacctctctctcttctcccctgcCTTGCGCAGGCAGGGGGAACAGACGGGAGAGATCGAGCCAAATCAGCCTTCTGTTGGTGAATATGATAGAAATGCATGGCTTCGTGCACAGCCCGATGTGGGATTACAGCTTTGGGATGACCGCTTAACACAGTTCTGTTTGGTTAGTATTGGCATAGTTGtttggtttatatatatatatatatatagccataagtgtgtgtatatatacccaTAGGGCTAGACCCATATCATAGTGTAGCGATGCATTCATTTCCACATACATCTACATGTCGAAGGGCCTGACCAGCTTTGAGAGAGTATCAACTGGTCCTTGTCTGTTAAGTTGATTGTTGGGACTGTGTTCATTAAGCAGGTTGTTCCAGTTTGTCCTCTAGGTTAATAAATAAGCTGCAGAGTTATAATAAaggcagaaggggggggggcgcagcCTTGGAATGGAGCCAGGGATGCCTTGTTGCTGCACCCTTTCCCCATCTGCCCATTGGAGGCCTGTGAAGTCCTCTTCCAAACGCCAAACCCGCCATTCACTGGTGCTGACTACATAGAATGGGGTTGAGAGAAGATTAGCTTGGGTTCCACCTTGCCATTTAA
It contains:
- the TSC22D3 gene encoding TSC22 domain family protein 3 isoform X3; amino-acid sequence: MNTELYQTPMEVAVYQLRNFSISFFSSLLGGDVVSVKLDNSASGASVVAIDNKIEQAMDLVKNHLMYAVREEVEILKEQIRELVEKNSQLERENTLLKTLASPEQLEKFQSHLSPEEPAPESPEGPEAPGDSSV
- the TSC22D3 gene encoding TSC22 domain family protein 3 isoform X2, with the protein product MKTERVAEPQLMDEPQFGEDPELVEEAQFLEELELEVLESGSELDSEELGSSPDFATNLRLELDASGASVVAIDNKIEQAMDLVKNHLMYAVREEVEILKEQIRELVEKNSQLERENTLLKTLASPEQLEKFQSHLSPEEPAPESPEGPEAPGDSSV
- the TSC22D3 gene encoding TSC22 domain family protein 3 isoform X4, which gives rise to MDLVKNHLMYAVREEVEILKEQIRELVEKNSQLERENTLLKTLASPEQLEKFQSHLSPEEPAPESPEGPEAPGDSSV